The Mangifera indica cultivar Alphonso chromosome 8, CATAS_Mindica_2.1, whole genome shotgun sequence genome has a window encoding:
- the LOC123223860 gene encoding uncharacterized protein LOC123223860: MTMNHGAILKVGLVFMGVCLFGYIVGPPLYWHFMEGLATVSHSSTTCDPCPCDCSFQPLLSIPDGLSNASFIDCAKHDPEVSEDTEKNFSELLTEELKLREAEAVENQRRADMALLEAKKLTSQYQKEADKCNSGMETCEEAREKAEAALEAQKKLTAMWEQRARQKGWKEGMTRSRTRTKGATQAA, translated from the exons ATGACGATGAACCATGGAGCAATTCTGAAAGTGGGTTTGGTTTTCATGGGAGTTTGCTTGTTCGGTTACATTGTGGGTCCACCTTTATACTGGCACTTCATGGAGGGTTTAGCCACTGTGAGCCATTCCTCCACCACTTGCGACCCATGCCCTTGTGATTGCTCCTTTCAGCCTCTTCTCTCCATCCCTGACg GTTTAAGCAATGCATCCTTCATAG ATTGTGCAAAGCATGACCCAGAAGTGAGTGAAGACACTGAAAAGAATTTCTCAGAGCTGCTTACTGAGGAACTGAAGCTCCGGGAAGCTGAAGCTGTGGAGAATCAGCGACGTGCTGACATGGCTCTGCTTGAGGCTAAGAAATTAACATCGCAGTATCAGAAGGAAGCTGACAAGTGTAACTCAGGTATGGAAACATGTGAAGAAGCAAGAGAGAAAGCTGAAGCAGCATTAGAGGCACAGAAGAAACTGACAGCAATGTGGGAGCAGAGGGCTCGCCAGAAAGGATGGAAAGAAGGGATGACCAGGTCACGCACTCGGACTAAGGGAGCTACCCAGGCTGCATAG